The genomic segment CCTGTTGCAAGGTTGGGCTTCAGAGACAGACCATAATAAGTGCATGATGCATGGGCAACAATGCCGAGGTAACCTGGTCTGTAAGCGCCAGACCCAAAGTGTAGTgcaaaagaaagcaaaacaaatcaaacgAAAAGATAGAGGAAAAGAAGTCGATTCTAGAAGTCAGTAGTGTCCACAAAACTCACAAACATGCATCCCTGAATGACTTTTGTGTGTCTTCTCTCGCTCGGAAACGGACGGCGTCATCTTGCTTTCGTCCACACAGAGATTAGCAGAATATTTTTAAGGAGGAAACAAAAGGTTTGCAGTTAAAGCATCATGGCTACCTGGCAATAAGAGAGAATGGGTCGGACTCCGAACCCTCCAGAGGAATTTCAATGGTATGATTTCACCGTTTCGTTAGCTTCCAATGCAAAAGACAGTTCACTTAACAACTTTCAGCTAGTGTTCCATGAGGGTGGGGGGTAAAGGGACCGattcttcagtttttcttttcttttttttatgcctCCCCCCTCAGTTCTTCGACCACAAATCGAACTGCGTTTAGAAGCAGCGGCGGATCAGAGGTTCAAGTTCGGAAAAGAGGGGAGGCGGGGTGGGGGGTTGGGTCGGGGATTATCAGCATGCTTAAGGAAATTTAATTCATTGTCATTGAATGAATGTCTTCAGTTGCATTTGTCGGGCTCCTGGTTATAAAAGCTAAACAAACGCCTGCCCAGCGTCCCTCCAGTGACGCTGCATAAAAACGCTCCGATTGGTTGTTTCTCTCCAGATCCTTCTCATTATTATCCCTGCATTTGTGCTCACCCAGATACTGCAAAGGAAAATGGCACAAAGAAAGCCCCATCCGTGTAGGTCATGTGACTGAGGTTGACACGTGTGAATGGTTTAGTCGATTGGTTTGAAACTGTCGTCCGTCTCCTCCGGAGCGTCGTCCTTCAGCTCGGCGGCGGCCAGCGGCAGCCCGTCTTCTCTCGGGGTGGTGGTGGGCGTGTTCTCGGACTCGGCGGGAAACTCCTGGCTTCCCGCCTCCATCTTCATCATGAGCTTGAGCTTCTTCTTTGGGGGGTTCTTCAGGGTTCCCATGCGCTCCTTGACCTTGTACTCCAGGGTGCTGTGGGGGATCCCGTACATGTTCTGCGCCTTGGACACGCTCATCTTCCCGCTCATCACCACCGCTATGGCTTCCTCCAAAATCTCGCTGTTGTACTGCCGGTACCGGCCCCGCTTTTTCCTTGGCTGCTTGGAGCTCGGGTCCCCTTCCACGTCAGAGATCGAGTAGGCCGGTCCGGAGCTAGAGTGGTCCAAATCGGAGCTCCAGTAGTCGCCCGACCCGTCCAGCAGGCTTCCCAGACTTCCTCCACGGCGGTTCTGCTTTGGCAGGATGGCTCTCAACTTCCGGCTTAGGGTGCTATCGCCGTGGGCTCCGCCCCCCACTCCCATGGCGCCGTACCCGTACAGGTCAGAGGAATGGGAGTCCCAGGAAAGATCCATTCCTCGGACCTGGGGGATCTTCAAATCCACGGGGGGGGAGTGGCCCTGCTCCCTCTTGCCCTCACTGTGGTGTTGGGTCTTTGAGACTTGATTGTGACTTTGATGGTGAAGGGTACCCTTAAAGGAGAAGGCTCCGTGGTGGTTGTGGTGGTGATTCTCCAGGAAAGGAGGCAGGTCTTTGAGGTCGCTTAGAGCGCCGCTGGCCTGCTTTAGCTTCATCAGGCTTTCCAGCTGGGCCTTGTTACCCCAGAAAGAGGCGGAGCTCTTCTGGCTCAGCAGCGAGTGGGACTGCCCGTGGTTAAGCAGGCCAGCGGACTCTAAGCTAGCCAATGACAGCGGCGTGGGCTGGCTCAAGAGGCGATGCTTCTGACTGATGAGCTCCTCCTTAATGCGCAGAGAGCGCGCCAGCGGCGGCTTGAAGGAGTTCGAGTTGGCGAAGCCCTCCCGGAGTCCGTCCTGCAGAGTCCTTTGCATCAGACTGTCTTCATCCACCACCTCGGACAGAGTTTGCTCTGCTTTGAGCGAACACCTACGGAGAGAAAAACAGGACAATTTGGTGATTAATAAACACTTCTTCATTTAACCTCTAATGAAGGCTTCCAGCTCCTCCGTGGAACAAGGACTATCTGGAAGTCCAAACTGGAAAGAGATAGCTGTGGGTTTTTGTGCCTTcatggactttttttcttccttttgatAAAATTATTTGATTTCAAGTTTGAAAAGTTTGTGCTCAACAGACTTTTGTTTCCAGATAAtcaaaacatcataaaaaaacaggatcagGCTGTTTAGGCAATTAGAAACAGCCTGAGTAAAGGGGACATATGgtaaaaattcttgaaaaatgccaaatattttctttaaataagaataaataaatacaactatcAATGGGATGAACAAATGGCCTTACCGggaaatatttgtctttaaccaagatatatacatttttaaatcatatcatatatatatacataatatgtataataaatataatatagttTGTATATTGATAAATATATAAGGAAAgtggtcttaccaagaattaTTCTTCTTTAACCAAGATATATAGTTATATCAATTATATATCTACATAATATATGTAATACAATtgtatattgtatatatatatatatatatatgaaataaataaatattccgTTTCGTGGTCCTTCTGTATTTCAGATCAGTTTTCTGAGTGTCGTTTGAAGCTTCAGACCATGCTGTCTGTGCGGGTGGAGACGGGCGTCTAAAATTGGCTACGGTATGAGAAAatggtcttaccaagaattattttctttaaccaagAGTTATagatatataaattatataccTTTATGATTCCATGCGCATTCCGTTTCGCTGTGCTTCTGCATGCGGCGTAAACGGGCGTAAGCCTCCATTTCACACCAAGCGTGTTTTTCCGCGACTCTGTTGATCTATgcctgtatgtgtgtgtgtgtgtgtctcctttggtttttgtgtttgtctatatttgtcaaatgtgtattttattgtgaaaaatgtgttatattttaaaaactgatggATTTTCTCCTGTGTTTTGGAGTAAAAACCTGCCAGAATTGAAACGGATTGCTAGCTGTTCATGTATAAATAGACCAAACCCTAAAACGATGATTGCGCGGTGCGAGCCGGCCGTGGAGGAGCGCAGCGCTTTGTtcctggtgtgaactacaccttAGGCTAACAAGGGCACTGAATGGAAACGGCCTCCGTTCTGTTTCGCAGCGCTTCCGTGTCTGATGTCAACTCGGCGTTAGACCTGAGCTATTCTTCAACAGCTTTATTGATATGGCAGGGAAATAAAAGTTAGgagaattaactactgtggtgaTAAACCAAAAATTTGGCGTCTTGAGAGGTTAAAAGCATAATCtcataatctaaaaataaataaattgttctaATGAAATCAGGTAGACATAAATACTCATGACCATATTTGCCCTACAACAAagtcatcattcatttttaaagaattttaaatagagatatgaatcacatttgtttaaaaatgttcaatagttttccagatattacatttaaagtcactaaactctctcacatgactaattaccACCTATATTTACTCAATAACATAATTGTTTTCCAGGTAATAGCTACACTATTTTGACTTGATTCTTAAGGTTACTTAAGTGCTCTATTTAggtgttaaatgataaaataatgttaatgaaataaaaacagggaaaaactgAATCTGTTGATTAAatgtgctcatttttaaaaggtgttacaaaagtattggATTGACAGATACTCAGAATCAAATGGCTCAGCATCAGACAGGCCTTACATGGACCCCCCTAGCTCCAACATACATGAATTTCagttgtattcatattttctttcagatttctttgaagttttctgttattttataattgacatttatttaattaatagttaatattttctgtcattttttttaacaaaaaatgtaaagctttgcagcatttttccacatttttatcttctctcagatcattttgcatttttgtaacATTCTTAGGaatagattttgtgttttttaaccaaatttcacGATGGATCAACATCCTGCAAGCTGTGTCCCTGACTGTTTAAAGTAATTTAGTTAATGCAAATTGGCTGATTTTCTTTCTCAAAGCATCTTTTTTCAGATGTTCTTGTATAATTCTGTCATTCAGTaaagtttttacaaattttcatcttaaattgGAGCTAACAacattcatttaataaaatatatgtattttttcaggAAAAGGATCGAGATGTATTGCCTTTTAGTTTTCCTTTAAGTAACCtaacatctaaaataaaaaaattgattttaataatttatgacGAGCTTTTAAACAATCTTTccgttttttttgtgaattgttCCCTAAAAAATATCTTTCTTTTAGGATCAAACTCCATGGAATACAAGTCTTCAAAGTCTCTTTTCTCAGCCAGAatcacagtttttgtttggaGTTTGAAACCTGTGCAGTTTcattcaatgaaacaaaatcaAGTTTGAAATAAAGACAACAGAACAGATTCAGTGAAACGTGTCATTTTCTCTGGAGGTTGTTTCTTCGCCGGCGGTCAGACGCTCCTCCTGCGGCTTCACGGTCGATGTTCAGTTAATCCAGATTCTATTCtggatttttgttgttaaataatttaaggAGGACAGAACTGATTCTATTCTGCCCACCAACACACAGCCATTGATCTGATAGCTTTCTGCATCTCATTTTTTCATCCATATAAAACAACTTTACATGCCAAGGGCCTCTTCCAGAACAGCTGTAATCAATGTCCATACTGCTGAGTAACTATGGCAACAGTGGAAAGTCTCTTTAAAAGTCCTCCCATGGGTTTATAATAACAGGAAAGAGCATGGTCGGCGCATGGGGGATGCAAGTGGAAGGAAATACTGTATTTCTCCACTGGAGACGTCTTCCGCGGCGCTGCAGCGCGAGTAGCTGCGATGTGGGGAGCTCTCAGCAGGAGCCTGGAGACAGATTATCTCAGTGGGGTGTTCCAGGCTTGTTGAAAACATTACAGGGTTAATGGGAGGCTGTGGAGTCGATCCTCTAATAGTGTGTTCTGACATCGGAGCGGATCGTGATCAGGGAAGCTGCAGCAGACGATTACCATGGATCTAAGGATTAGAGGCGCGTGGACGCTTTTTCTGAAGCTAAACGGCAAACAGAGCAGCTTCTCCGCCGCGGAGATGGATGTCTGAAGTGACAGGATGCTTCTGATTTCAGATTtaatctttgcttttgtttgtgtttctttttaaatacttttccaTTAAAATCTCTAGAGTTTCAAtggttttaatcaaataaaattttcaCTAAGACAACTAAAGGTGTGAATTAAACTAAGGTGTTTATTTAAACGCCCACATAAAgataaaagaatgaaagaaaagcaaaccGAACACACAGgatctttcaaattaaaagccctGATATGTGCAGACGAATTGATCTGTGCGgctgttaaaaatgaattaggggtgggggggtgcaTCCTCTGCCTCCTGCGGTGGTTAACCGTACCTGACCTTATCATTAGAGACCCTACTGGGAGTTTCAGCCAATTTATGTGTCAAACTCACCAACTAATGACAGAGTTGACAAAGTAAAGCATGTCAAGCAGGGAtttttctgggattttttttgctgcattccTCCCCAGTGATCGCCACAGCAAGGAAAAGTTTCACTAAGACCTAACCTTAGTGTCAGCGAGCATCAAACCTGTAACCTGGTGATATTAGAGACAAAAGGTGTAAAATGGGCCTGGTCCAacgggaaaaaataaaagcttcttcaATTGAAAAACCAACTGATGTGAATGTAAAATCTAAACACGGAGGAATTCCGTCCATCCATGCCCACATCAGCCTAATCTATTTTAAggtcacagagttgctggagcctatccctgtgACCGTTAGGAAAAGGCGGGGTTCCCCCTGGACGAAGGGCcagcaaccttcaacacttaaagatccatttttgtcaaattctGACTCACCACAACCCAGCAGGAGTGACAAAGTCTTAATTCGTGCTATAGAAAAGTAGAGCACTGCATTGTATTGATGTGAATTTATGTCAatgaaagaatttttttttttttttttttNNNNNNNNNNNNNNNNNNNNNNNNNNNNNNNNNNNNNNNNNNNNNNNNNNNNNNNNNNNNNNNNNNNNNAAAaataaaagggttaaaagagccacaatgtaGGGGTAACCGAGCCACGATAGAGGGGTAGAAGCGCCACGAACGGAGGGTAACAGAGCCAAAaataaaagggttaaaagagccacaatgtaGGGGTAACCGAGCCACGATAGAGGGGTAACAATGCACTGTtcctgaaataaataaataaatcaaattagatTTTAATATTATTGAAGGTTTTTTAAAACCCCTTTTACTAAACTCGTCATCAACAGCTACATTAGTTAACAACCTAACTAGCAGTTATTTGCTGACCTGTGTGTCTCTATAGTCTGTAAGTTATTTACCTGAAGTATCCTCTCACATCAGCTTTACATTTACcaaaatacatatatactctttATAGGATCAAAGAAAATCTCTTGAAAGGTCCAAAGTCAGGGAATCCTTTCGATCTCATGAATGTTTAGAACTTTGTTCTTGAATGTGTTGAGGCAGCGGCGTGACGTGTCTCTGTTTGAGATCTTTTCTTCGCCACGTCTGGTTCTGTGATGGTTTGATTCCTCGGGTCTGGCAGGGATCAGCTCCACCGCGGCTGTTAGAACTGACCTTAGATCTCCACAACACACCAGATTTCACACTTCGTTTGTGCTTTAGCAAAGGGGGCAATTACTTTTTCTCAGAGGTACAGGAGGTTTTTGACAGCTCAGAGGAGGCGGGGGAGGGGGTTTCCTTTATAGcagaacatgaataaaaatgagtaACGGAgctcattctgttttttaaatagaaagCCTCACCCTTTGAGCGGGGGCGCGGGGCTGTAGCCGGGTAAGGTGACAGGGCTCCCCCCACTGTGGTTCTTCTTGGTGGAGAGGTCCAGGACGCCATCTGAAGAGGACAGAAGGAGCATTAAACCACACAGGAGGGAAGATGGACGCTTTCAGATCAGTTTTCTGAGTGTTGGCTGAAGCGTCAGACCCTGCtgtccttatgggtggatacgggAAAGAAATAGTTAAACCTgaacatatacatatatattatatgtatattttatatgtatccttatatatatcatatataatatatatatatatatatatatatatacagtatatatatatgatatacatgatatatatacatatatatcatatatatatatatatatatatatatattatatatatatatatatatatatatatatacactgtatatatattacacatatatatatatatatatatatatatacatatacaaacatatatatatacatatatatgataaatatatatattatatatgatatatataaggatacatatacatacatataaacatatacatataatatatatatatataaaataaggTGGATTAGATTCCGCTTGCATTCCATCTCGCGGTCCTTCCCTGTTTCAGATCAGTTTCCAGAGTGTTGGTTGAAGCTTCAGACCCTGCTGTTCCTAAGGATGGACGTCTTTGGGAACAGACGACCTGCTTGAAATATCATGCCCGTGAGAGGAAATGCCCTTAAGaagcagctgctcctctctacgaccctccacagccggacaacccaaaaccctgCAGCAGATTTAATTGTGTGTTTGCTTGTTCTAAACACAtaagatctgttttttttaaaaaaccctCATGTTTCGCTcttggtttgtgtttctgtttctctttgagGGTTAATCTGCTGGATGTGGGTCACACCGACCTCGCTCTCTGACTGTGTTCCTGCTGTCCGCTTCAGCCGCTCTGCTTGTTAAACAGCAGCAGTTTCAGGGAGATTGATTCCCACAGGAATCTTGTTTACAGAAGAGCGTGGAAACACATAAAGAATATCAACGTGAAGCAGCATCATACGCCGCTACATCAACGGCTTCTCCGCATAATGCGTCCACGTGTGCCGCCCTTCAGCCCACTTCACCGCCTTGATTTTCATCAGGCACATTTAATGTCTTCCTATATAATGTTGCAGAGTGCAATCAAAATCTGATTTAGCAGAGCAGGCAGCCAGGTACCATGGCAACCATACATATTCCCCCAGCGACTGGAAGAAATCGCAGCACACGGTCAGTTCCCCGTGTTTTACCGCAGCTCTGAGCGGGAGAACGGCCGGCGAGGATCCATAAAGTTTGCGctgaaatctttgtttttctgcttttgaagctccttcttcttcttctcattAAGGAAGTTAAAGGGCAGGAAGCAAAAACAGAGATGGTGAAGCTGTAATGCAGATATCATCACAGAAACGGACGGTAATTTGTTTGACATCTCAGTATTAGTTCAtttgtttgtctgagaaaaaaGGTCACCACGCACGCCAGGAGACTTGATGCAagaaggatttttaaaatttaaaataagagaTTTTCATCAAAACTTTGCCGGATGACCTTTTTAGGACCAACTGGTTCCTGTTTTCAAGGACAGCATCTGCTTCCCTTTTTCCTAAATCTGGACGTGATTACAGGATTTTTATGTTGAGTTAAAACAGCACCAGATAAACAGAAGTCCCACCGGACACGGTGACGGCTGAACGCTCACGGCGCCGGTCCGGACATAAACCAATCAGCAGAGTCGATAATCTGCGAGGTGAAGTTGACTTTCTGACCCCGCGACCCCGCATGGACCCGGGGCGGGCTAATCTCTCATCCCTACAGAAGGTGATATTAAAAGAGGAAAAGCGGAACGTGTTCGTCTCCAATCCGCCGCAGAAGAACCGCCGCTCGGATTACGCCCAGCCAGACAGATGACTTACAGGATTCACCCCAACTTTGATCAGGATTTAGGATTTCAGAGCTCGCTTTACATGTTTCCAGGTCAGATTTAAGCACTTCTGCGGCGCCGTCTTCCAGCTGTAAAAACTCAAAGGTTTGTTTTGTCCCAAactgttacattaaaaataattcaaattgtgCCTCCAGAATGATCAGTATATTTTCTACTaagttgaaaaatgtttcaaacaataaaagaggCAACATGAGGAGGAATttgaatgaacagaaaaaagcaccATAAATGTGGCGTCTCATGAAGACGTTTTTGTCAGAGCTGGATGTCAAGAAAACTTCTGTTTACGGATCGTTCCGTTGTTTCTACGGGTCATTAAGGGAAAAGTCGTCATGGCGACCTCCATCAGAGCATCTGTCTCCATCCTCCCGTCATGTCACTTCCATCTCCTGGTTTCTGAAGTGAGCTCTGCGTTCTGGAGctctgttttcatgtttctctGTGAAGAGTCACACCTCTGCAGAGCTTTAGGATTAATCTGAAggttttttaacagaaaatctACCTGAGATCTGCTGTCAATCACTCCAAAATCcagcttttaaaacaaatatttttctttttttgtttgttttaaattaatcaaaatgtgCGTAGAATCACAGAAATGCAAATCCTGTTTTGTTATTCCATTTGCATattgaaatgattgtttttgttttcctgcctTTTGTCTGAACTCCAAAACGGCAGAAACCTCTCAGTAGGAGTCAGGTGAGATGTTTTCCTCACCTTTCCTCCGACTGCTGTCCTTCCTACACATCAGCGATATCATTAGCATAGTTATAAAATTCTATTTCTAGCAGACGCTTCAGcgttcttcctcctctctggttgtttttctgcagtgaCAGACGTTTCTCTCGTccagatgttccagtgtttgtgtgtcctcTCAGACTTCGTCCTCACtgactcttcttcttctccacTGTCGCCTCCTGCCACctctaataaaataaaggacCTGGACTAAAGTAGATCATAAGTTGGGTTGTATTTGTGTCGACTCGGGACGACCTCGACCTCGCTGCTGCTTCAcaataaactaaactgaaatcCACGGATTTCCAGTTCAGCTATATGTGTCATACCGCGTGTATCTTACtattaacatgtttgaataaaaactcaatACCAACTAAAacagttgcattacctgcgataatgctttTTGATAAATGTGGTCACTAAATATGCTGAAGCTTGTTACTGAAGATGCAGAAGAATTTAATGTAATGCTAAAGCTACTAAAAGACTTTAGGATGCAGAAATTTCAGAAAGTGCACCAAgaatttttaagaatttcttgaagaatcaaaaaaataattgaaaaatgtgtaaaaggtATGAAGTCAGATATAGATcaaaaaaccccagtaggtgccaaattagccagataagctagcatgtcgctaaaatagtagcttaactcagaattggCCCCAAAAACCTTATtatatgctaaattagccacaaaagctagcatgtcgctaaaatactagcttaaccctgaattagcccaaaaaactttaacatatgctaaattatccaacaaaactagcatgttgctaaaatgctaaCTCAACTCAGAATCgacccaaaaaaatcttagtatatgttaaattagccaaaaaaagctaacatgttgctaaaatattagcttaactcaaaattaccACAATTAGCATGAATGTCCTTAACACAgcgaatgttttgataccaaacttgcagaatttgcagaaagtgcagaaatatttgaagaatcatttaaaaaaaaaaaaatatgaaatttgcgtaaaatttcattaaatgcataaataaaagctttcagcaatttctgcaatcttgttttttaaaaagctcattCCGGTCATTCTTGCTTGTCCTTTTGGTATTCGCACATTTTacggtttttaagattttatgcaatttatgcgatttttcagccccattgaaaaatatatatatatatatatatatttaaaatgtatgcaatgtatgcaattaaaaacattcagcatatTCCagacattcatgcttttacttgtACTTAcacaatgtttaaaaatttgcgcaattattaaaattttaagcaaattttgctatttttctcacgtaattcttcaaatatttgtacaCTTCCTGCAAATtttgcaagtttggtatcaaaacgttcagcatgttaaggacattcgtgctattgaggtttttaaggctaattttgagttaagcaaacattttggcaacatgctagcttttttggctactttggcatctactgaggatgTTTGagcaaatttggagttaagataatattttagaaatcttcagcttcagcatcttcagggaccactctagcattatcatagGTAAGGCACCTTTTCTGGTtcttattgtatttgttttaattagaaTCTTTGGGATCCGAGTCTGGACCTGCTTTGGCTTTGATTCTGCAGAACCTGTTCATTGTTGGTTTGAACATCATTGATGAaccaacattttacatttgatgGAATATT from the Oryzias melastigma strain HK-1 linkage group LG1, ASM292280v2, whole genome shotgun sequence genome contains:
- the lcor gene encoding ligand-dependent corepressor isoform X1, whose translation is MASLCKRQQCTVERRGFRQELDSWRHKLIHCVGFESILEGLFGPRIVKDITLFRDCEPEEVSDWSFDDNCLFCCLRREKTKENGVENGARSHALSDCEDLKQEQSRISRLERQAQDFLNAVFHRKDLPSFSDPHIPLVAREIMQRMIRQFAAEYTSKTTQDDPPLPNGTMKDQSLPRAVSLAPAPSSPPGPTPRSPPSSASSSPSPTPGPGFSPASAAVASTPSCTHSSNGTGGASNGGGGGGAAAASAQNPVLSKLLMADQDGPLDLTVKKIPADPEPSQQDGVLDLSTKKNHSGGSPVTLPGYSPAPPLKGCSLKAEQTLSEVVDEDSLMQRTLQDGLREGFANSNSFKPPLARSLRIKEELISQKHRLLSQPTPLSLASLESAGLLNHGQSHSLLSQKSSASFWGNKAQLESLMKLKQASGALSDLKDLPPFLENHHHNHHGAFSFKGTLHHQSHNQVSKTQHHSEGKREQGHSPPVDLKIPQVRGMDLSWDSHSSDLYGYGAMGVGGGAHGDSTLSRKLRAILPKQNRRGGSLGSLLDGSGDYWSSDLDHSSSGPAYSISDVEGDPSSKQPRKKRGRYRQYNSEILEEAIAVVMSGKMSVSKAQNMYGIPHSTLEYKVKERMGTLKNPPKKKLKLMMKMEAGSQEFPAESENTPTTTPREDGLPLAAAELKDDAPEETDDSFKPID
- the lcor gene encoding ligand-dependent corepressor isoform X2, which gives rise to MRTSTPKKHCGFESILEGLFGPRIVKDITLFRDCEPEEVSDWSFDDNCLFCCLRREKTKENGVENGARSHALSDCEDLKQEQSRISRLERQAQDFLNAVFHRKDLPSFSDPHIPLVAREIMQRMIRQFAAEYTSKTTQDDPPLPNGTMKDQSLPRAVSLAPAPSSPPGPTPRSPPSSASSSPSPTPGPGFSPASAAVASTPSCTHSSNGTGGASNGGGGGGAAAASAQNPVLSKLLMADQDGPLDLTVKKIPADPEPSQQDGVLDLSTKKNHSGGSPVTLPGYSPAPPLKGCSLKAEQTLSEVVDEDSLMQRTLQDGLREGFANSNSFKPPLARSLRIKEELISQKHRLLSQPTPLSLASLESAGLLNHGQSHSLLSQKSSASFWGNKAQLESLMKLKQASGALSDLKDLPPFLENHHHNHHGAFSFKGTLHHQSHNQVSKTQHHSEGKREQGHSPPVDLKIPQVRGMDLSWDSHSSDLYGYGAMGVGGGAHGDSTLSRKLRAILPKQNRRGGSLGSLLDGSGDYWSSDLDHSSSGPAYSISDVEGDPSSKQPRKKRGRYRQYNSEILEEAIAVVMSGKMSVSKAQNMYGIPHSTLEYKVKERMGTLKNPPKKKLKLMMKMEAGSQEFPAESENTPTTTPREDGLPLAAAELKDDAPEETDDSFKPID